Within the Marixanthomonas sp. SCSIO 43207 genome, the region CTCCTGTTGCCTCATTTGAGATATATAGCGTTCCATCTGGCGAAAAAGTAATGCCTTCAGGCTGATAAAAAACTTTATTGTTTAAAGGGTATTCTTTTGTTGCAACGCCATTTGAGTTTGCGATTAAAATACGAGGTTTTGTTCCTTGTAATATATATATTTCTTTTGTTTTGGGATGAATAGCAATATCTGAAGGTCGTATTTTATGTAATGTCTTTTTAAGATCTGAATCTTTTGCAGTTACCATCAACACAGGCTTTTCTTTTAATTTTTTTGTTGTAATGTCAAAACCATAGATTCCTCTTCCGTCATTACCAAATGGTTCGTGATCTTTTGCCATTATTAAAAGCTGGTTGTTTATAGTATCTGCTAATAAGGTTTCAATATTGTTTTTTTCTGAAAGGGGTAAGTTGTATTGATTAAATGTAGGCTCGCCTTTGTAATCTAATATTTCAAAAATTTCACCATCGCTTCGCGTAACGTAAATATCATCACCTGCTAGCGCTATACCTTCATAATCGCCATCACCACCAAATTTTATTTGACCATCTAGTTTTTTTGTTTTCAAATTGTAGAAAAAGACAATTCCTACTTCATCTTGAATGCACGCAATACGATTATCTTCTACCCAAATAATTCCAGAAATTTCATCAAGTACACTTGGTAACTCCCAACTGTCAACAACTTCTTGAGTGTCTTCTAGCGCAACTCGTTTTTGTTCAATTCTAGATTTGTACAAATGATAAAATAAAAAAGCTATACCAATAATTACGACAGACAAGGCAACTACTATTTTATTCATGTGTTTGTACATGCTCAAAAAGGTTTAAAAGTATGTGCCAAAGATACATATTGTAGATTAGCCAAAAACCTAACTATATGTTATAATAAAGAAATAAAAAACCTCTCTAGAAATCTAGAGAGGTTTTCTGCTCCTCCACTTGGACTCGAACCAAGGACACCCTGATTAACAGTCAGGTGCTCTAACCAACTGAGCTATGGAGGAAGGTATTATCCTTTTTGCGGATGCAAATATACCCAATTTTTAATTTCATCAAAACAAATCTGAAAATTTTTTAATGAAATTTTTACCATTGTTTTCTTATTGAAAAAGCCAGCGGTAAATATCATTTCCGTTTGCAAATAAGACTAAGGCAATTAGTAGAAAAAATCCTACCATTTGAGCATATTCCATAAATTTATCACCCGGTTTACGACCGCTTACCATTTCATATAATAAAAACATTACGTGACCACCGTCTAAGGCAGGTATAGGCAATATATTCATAAAGGCAAGAATGATTGAAATCAACGCTGTAGTTTCCCAAAAACTTAGCCAATCCCACGTATCGGGAAATAAACTCCCAATGGCACCAAAACCTCCTACTTGTGTAGCTCCTTTTGCAGTAAACACATATTTAAATTGTGCTACGTAGTCTTCAAGAGTATTATAACCATATTTAATTCCTCCGGTAATACTTTCACCTAGACCATAAGTAACCTTTGTTCCTTTACCTTGGTATTCTTTTCCGTAGTTGTTTACACCTATTTGACCGTCTTCATTAGGCGTTACTTTTAATGTATCAAGTATATTATTTCTTGAAACCACGATTGTACTTTCAGCATCTGTATTAGCCTTTACTATAGATGTAAATTGTTGCCAGTGGGTTACTCGGGTTCCGTTAACTGCAACAATACTATCGCCATTTTTAAAACCTGCTTCAATTGCTGGATAATCTGCCACAACAGTATCTACAATAGCATTACGCATAGGTCTAAATGGATGTAATATATCTTGCTGAAACATTTTTTCTCCTATATCTTCAGGTATTGAAATTGTTTCAGTATCGCCATTAGCGTGTTTTACGGTTATGCTTTGTACGTCTCGTAAAAAAAGGTGTTTGTTGATTAAACCAACATCTTCAAATTCTTTTCCGTTTACTTGCAAAATATAATCGCCATCTTGAAAACCTATTTCTTTAAACGTATCGGCAACTGAAAACCCTCTAGGCAAATCATCATTGGTTGTTATTGTCGTACCGTTGAAGTATAATATCCCCATATATATAACAAAACCAACTATGATGTTAACGGTTACACCTCCTAGCATGATAATTAAACGTTGCCAAGCAGGTTTGCTTCTAAACTCCCACGGCTCTGGTGGTTTTGCCATCTGCTCTTTATCCATGCTTTCATCAATCATCCCGGAAATTTTTACATAACCACCAAGTGGCAACCAACCAATTCCATAGACTGTTTCACCTATTTTCTTTTTGAAAAGAGCAAATTTTACATCAAAAAAGAGGAAGAATTTTTCTACTCGTGTTTTAAAAATCTTAGCTGGGATAAAGTGCCCCAACTCATGTAATACAATTAATATAGATAAGCTTAACAAAAGCTGTATTGCTTTAACGGCAAATGGACTCATATACTTTAAAAATTAGCGTACAAAAGTAATCTTTTATCACCGCTTATAAAAATTAATACTGATTTCTCTAAAAGAGACATAAAACTTTAACGCTCGCTGCTTTATAATGTGTTTGCTAGGCTGTAATTTTGCTGAAAAATTCTGCAACGCTATGCTTCAGTTTTTCTCAAAGTATAAGTTTTTTGGTATTGTAATGCTTGTATTATCGGCAATAATAATTACTATCATATACAATGTTTATACAATTAATGATGATGATCAAGTTTTACCCATTTATCAACCCAATGATGTTACAGCTTCTCTTGTAGATACTACTGTTCAACACGTTAAGAAATATCATAAAATTGCAGATTTTTCACTAACCAATCAAAACGGAGAAACTATTACCCAAAAAGATTATAAAGATAAAATCTATGTGGCCGATTTCTTTTTTACTACTTGTCAAACCATTTGTCCTATCATGACAGACCATATGGTAAAAATTCAAGAAAAGATTAAAAATAACCCTGAAGTGTTACTTCTATCTCACACAGTAACACCAGAAATTGACACCGTGGCTCAACTAAAGAAATACGCACTAGAAAAAGGAGTAATAGATTCAAAATGGAATTTGGTCACCGGTGATAAAAAGGAAATCTATGATTTAGCACGCAAGTCATACTTAGCTGCCAAAGACACTCCTTATAACAAGTATGATTTAATCCACACAGAAAATTTTGTATTGGTTGATAAAAAAAGAAGAATACGCGGTTTTTATGATGGTACAGATTCTGAAGCGATTGATCAACTAATGAAAGACATTAAAATTTTAGAAAAAGAATAGGTTATTTTTAAGGTTTTCGAGAGTACAATCCTTTTAAAACCTTGCAAAACAAACCTATTTACCTTATTTTTGTGTTGTTTAAAATTAATCTAAATAAGTATAATGCATACAATCGCCACACTTAAAAAAGGGCAACGTGCTATTATTAAAGAATTTTCTGTAGAGCGCGTACCCCTCAAATTACTTGAAATGGGTTGTCTACCTGGCAATGAAGTGGCATTGGTGCAAACAGCTCCCTTTCAAGATCCTATTTATCTAAATATCAACGGAAGCCACCTCGCGATAAGAAAAGAAACCGCTGCTCTTATTGAAATTGAATTATTATAGTTTATGGCTAGACAGATTAATGTAGCATTACTTGGTAACCCCAATACCGGAAAAACATCAGTATTTAATCGATTAACGGGATTAAACCAAAAAGTAGGAAACTACCCTGGTATTACCGTTGAAAAAAAACAAGGACTTTGTAAACTTGATCGAGGCCTAAAAGCACACATAATTGACCTGCCGGGAACATACAGTCTCAACGCCTCTTCTGTAGACGAAAACGTTGTTATAGAATTAATGTTAAATAAAAATGACAAGGATTTTCCAGATGTGGCAGTAGTAGTAGCTGATGTTGAGAATTTAAAAAGAAACCTACTTCTCTTTACTCAAATTAAAGACCTCGGCATACCCACCATTCTTGCTATTAATATGGCAGATAGAATGAAACGAAAAGCTATTTCAATTGAAATAGAAGAACTTGAAAAAAAACTAGAAACAAAAATTGCTCTTATTAGTTCACGGAAGAATGAAGGGTTTGACAACCTAAAAGAGCTTATCACTAATTACTCACTACTTTCAAAAAAACCTTGTGTAAATGCTTCAAAAATAGCTCCTGAATATTTTGAACGTCTTCGCAATGCTTTTCCTAAACAAGATTTATACAAACTTTGGTTGGTTATTACACAGGATGTCAATTTTGGGACGTTGACACGAAAAGAATTAAAGGGAGTCGCAAGTTTTCAAACTGAATCAAAAGGAAATTTGAAAAGACTTCAGCAAAAGGAAACCATTGCTAGATATCAATTTATAAATAACGCTTTAAAAGAGACCCTCACTGTAGACACAGCAAATGCGAAAGACTTTAGAAGTCGTATGGACCGCATACTTACACATAAAGTATGGGGCTATGTAATCTTTTTTTCGATTTTGTTATTAATTTTCCAAGCTATATTTGATTGGAGTAGCTACCCGATGGACTTTATTGATAGCACATTTGCAAGTTTGAGTGAATGGGCAAAAGCATCTTTACCTGCCGGTGATTTTACCAATTTAATTGCCGAAGGAATTATCCCGGGACTTGGAGGTATTGTGATATTTATTCCGCAGATAGCTTTTTTATTTTTATTCATTTCTATTCTAGAAGAAACAGGTTATATGAGTCGTGTGGTCTTTTTAATGGATCGTATTATGCGACGCTTTGGCCTTAGTGGAAAAAGTGTTGTTCCATTAGTTTCAGGAACTGCGTGTGCCATTCCTGCGATTATGGCTACCCGAAATATTGAAAGCTGGAAAGAACGTTTAATTACTATTCTGGTTACACCTTTTACCACGTGTTCGGCACGATTACCGGTTTATTTAATCATCATTGCATTGGTCATACCAGATGAGCGTGTTTTAGGAATTTTTAGCCTTCAAGGTATTACATTAATGATTATGTACCTTATAGGTTTTGGCGCAGCAATTGGTTCGGCTTGGTTACTCGATAAGTTTTTAAATGTTCCGGGGCGTTCTTTTTTTGTTATTGAAATGCCCAATTATAAAATACCGTTATTAAAAAACGTCTTAATAACGGTTGTAGAAAAAACCAAGTCTTTTGTGCTGGGAGCTGGTAAAATAATATTGGCTATCTCTATTGTTCTTTGGGTGTTAGCTTCATATGGCCCGGGAGATTTTAACAACGCTGAAGAAATTGTAACTACTCAAAACACCAATCAAAACCTTTCTGAAGAAGAACTAGAAACTAAAATAGCTTCTTTTAAACTTGAAAATTCATACATAGGTATTATTGGTAAAGGTATTGAACCCGCTGTACGACCTTTAGGATATGACTGGAAAATTGGGATTGCAATTGTAAGTTCATTTGCAGCAAGAGAAGTTTTTGTTGGTACGCTTGCTACTATTTATAGTGTGGGGAGCGATGAAGAAGAAACAATTAAAAACCGAATGGCAGCAGAAACAAATCCGGTTTTAGGTACACCTTTATTTAATTTTGCCAGTGGTGTTTCACTGTTACTCTTTTATGCATTTGCCATGCAATGTATGAGCACATTGGCGATTGTAAAAAGAGAAACAAACAGCTGGAAATGGCCTATGTGGCAATTAATTATTATGAGTGGAATAGCATATGTTTTTGCATTGGCAGCATATCAGCTATTAAAATAAGCTAAAGAAAACTGTTTTGATGTAAAGAAAATTTACGTTTTACGACAGAAAAAATATGAAGACCCTAAAATTAAAACGATAGTATGCAAACGATATTGGTAATTATAACATTTTCATTAGCAGCAGGATACTTGCTTAAAAAATTTGTTTGGAACCCAATAATGGAAAAAAAACAATCAACATTGGGTACTTTTGACGGTGGAAAAACCAAATGTGGTAAAAACGATTGTGGCTGTCATTAATTTGTAAAGACACCTACCAATAACACATAAGCATCTTCTTTCTTTTGTGCTTCAGTTTTGGGATAAGGTGTAACTTTTATTCCTTCCAGTTTTATTTCTGAAGAAGTGAAAAAAGTATGATTTTTCTTTTCTTTTGGGTTTGTTTTACCAAATATTAAAATTTCTTCAGCAAGTTTGTTGCCCTCTTTTTTAACCACAACTTTAACTTTTATACGGCCTTCCCAAACACAAGTAACTTCTGTAGGACATCTAGAATCTTCTAGTATTTCAGAAAAAGTAATAGCGTACCCATTTGTTTGAACCGTTTCACCAAACGGCAATTTTGTAGCTATTTTTGGTACTTGAATTGGCTCTTCATTTTGTTGACCAAATACCAATGTGGTAATTAATAGTGTAAAAACTAAAAGTAACTTTTTCATACAATATATTTTTCAACTTTAAAGGTATAAAAATATCAATCAAAAAAATTACCCTAGTCCTACATCTAAAGTCATCATCACCATAAACCCGCCAATGAAGCCTAAAGTAGCGATATCGGTATTGTTACCTCGTTGACTTTCGGGTACAACTTCTTCTACAACAACAAAAATCATCGCACCTGCAGCAAAACATAATGCATAAGGTAAAATAGGTTCAAACGTAAGTACTGCCCAGGCACCTAATATTGCAGCTAGAGGCTCAACTGCAGCAGAAAGATGGCCGAAATTAAATGATTTCCAACGGCTCATTCCTTGTCCTCTAAGCGGCATAGCAACAGCAAAACCTTCAGGGAAGTTTTGTAACCCTATACCCATAGCCAAAGCAACTGCACCTGTAATACTGGCACCATCAAAACCCATTGCTGCTCCGCCAAAAAGAACACCAATAGCAAGACCTTCAGGAATGTTGTGCATTGTAATTGCAAGTGTTAATAATACAGAACGGTGCCAAGGTGTTTTAATTCCTTCAGCTTCACTTTTTCTGAAATTAATATGAAGGTGAGGCAGAATTTTATCCAGTACGAAGATGAAAAGAGCTCCAAAACCAAAACCAACAATGGCAGGAATTGTTTTTTCAAATCCTTCACCATTACTCATTTCAATCCCCGGAGCCAGTAAGCTCCAAAAACTCGCTGCCACCATAACCCCACCGGTAAAACCAAGCATACCGTCAAAGAGTTTTCGGTTCATCCCTTTAAAGAAAAACACTAATGATGCTCCAAGACCTGTAAGCCCCCAAGTAAATAATGTGGCGTAAAATGCTGCCGAAATAGGGTCTATTGATTCAAAATATTCTATAATGCTATCCATATACTAGTTGGTTTGAACGTATAAATTTTCTGCTGTTTTTTTTGATATGAAATATTGATCTTTTCCTACCAAAATAACCATCGAGCCATCAAAAAACTCTTTTCCTAGAACTTTGATTTTTGTACCAATTGTAATTTTTTTCTTATCTAAATACTGTAAAAACTCAGGACTAGATTCTTTAACACCTACACAAACGCCTCCTTGATTTTTGTCTAAGTCTGACAACAACTTCTTTTCGGTTCGCTTTATATTTCCATCTTTATCTGGGATTGGGTCTCCGTGTGGATCAAAATCAGGCTCGCCTAAAAATTTATCCAATCGAGTAATTAATTCTTCTGAATGAATATGTTCTAGTTGTTCTGCAATTTCATGAACCTCATCCCAATGAAAGTTTAACTTATCTACTAAGAAAACCTCCCAAAGACGGTGCTTGCGAATAATCGTTAAAGCAGTCTTTTTCCCATTTTCAGTAAGAGTGACCCCTTGATACTTAACATAATTAACCAACTCTTTATCAGAAAGTCGTTTAATCATATCGGTTACTGATGACGGTTTAGTTTCCATCTGTTCAGCAATAGCATTTGTTGCTACTCCGGTAGCAGCAATCTTTTCCAAATGGTAGATTGCTTTAAGGTAATTTTCTTCAGAAAGGCTGTATTTCATAAGACAAAAATACATTTTTAAATTTAATAAACAATATTTTAGGTCTATCTAAATAAATATTTTAGATTTGCACAAAATTAAATTAACAACATCTAATAATGAAACTAAAGTCCTTACTATTTATTTGCTTACTTTCGATAGGTTTTGTAACTGCTCAAACTCAAAGATCTTCTATCTCTGGCACCGTTACATCAAATGGTAATCCTATCCCTTTCAGCAGTATCTATGTACAAAATGGGAAAGGAACCAATGCAGATGAAAATGGCTCGTTTACATTAGATATTACTGAGGGTACTTTTACCATTATAGCTCAATCACAAGGGTTTAAAACTCAAAAGAAAACGATAACGGTAGTGCTGGGAGAAAACAAAACAATTAACTTTTCGCTTTCTGAAGACACATTTGGTCTAGAAGAAGTTGTTGTAAGTGCTACTAGAAATCAAATTCCGAAAAGAGAAGCTCCGGTTATTGTCAATGTACTTAGCCCTAAAGTTTTTAAAGCCACGCAATCAATATCACTAGCAGACGGTCTTAATTACCAACCCGGAGTTCGAACCGAAACCAACTGCCAAAACTGTGGTTTTACACAAGTGAGATTAAACGGTCTGGAAGGACAATACACACAAGTTTTGGTAAACAGTAAACCTGTTTTTAGTGCCCTTAATGGAGTTTATGGACTAGAGCAAATACCGGTGAGTATTATTGACCGTGTTGAAGTTGTAAGAAGTGGTGGTTCTGCCCTTTTTGGGTCAAATGCTATCGCAGGAACGGTAAATGTAATTACTAAAGAACCTGTTATAAACACCTGGGAAATAAACTCAAACGTAGCAGTAATTGATGAAAAATCTACAGATAGAACTATTAATATTAACGGCTCACTGGTAAGTGAAGATTTATCTTCCGGAATTACAATTTATGGTATTTATAGAAATAGAGACGCCTATGATGCAAATGATGATGGTTTTACTGAAATAACCGAACTGCAAAACAACTCTTTGGGAACAAAAGCATTCTTAAAACCTAATGATAATAGTAAGATTGGGATAGACTTTACAGCTATACGAGAATATAGAAGAGGTGGTGACCGTCTAGATCTAGCGCCGCAATTTACAGATATTACCGAAGAGCTAGATCACAATACTATTTTTACTGGAGCCGATTATCAATGGCATGATGATGACTATAAAAACTCAATTGAAGCATATACTTCTCTACAACATACAGACCGAGAAAGCTATTATGGCGGTTTAGGCGGAGGTCGTACCGCTGCAGACTCTATTGCTGCAAATAATTCATTCGGAAATACTAAAGATTTGGCAATTGTTGCCGGCAGTAAATACAGTCATAATTTTGATAATAAAGACGTTCTTACCACTGGAATTGAATATCAGCTAAATGACACACAAGATGCTATTACGGGTTATAATAGATTAATCGATCAAAAGGTAAATAACTTTGGTTTTTACGCTCAATATGAGTGGAAATTAATCAAAGACTTTACAGCACTTATAGGCGCTCGCCTAGATCATGTTGATGTTGATGGTTTCTATTCAATTCAAAATATTATACGACAGTCAAATGTTGAGCAAACTGTATTAAGTCCTCGATTTACCATTTTATATAATTTTACAGACGCGTTACAATTTAGAGGAGGATATGCAAGAGGATTCCGCGCTCCACAAGCTTTTAATGAAGATTTGCATATATCTTCTGTAGGTGGCGAACAGCGGTTTGTGATACTTTCAGATGAACTAGAAAGTGAATTTTCAAATGCATTTACAGCTTCTTTAAATTTCACAAAAGACTTTAATAAAGTTCAAACAAATTTATTGATTGAAGGGTTTTATACAACATTAGAAAATCCTTTTACTTTGGTAAATACCGGAAACTCATTACCAAACGGATCTATCTTGGAAGAATCCCGCAATGGATCAGGAGCCAAAGTTATGGGCGCAAATTTTGAAGTTTCTATTTCTCCCAGTTCAAATTTATTTTTTCAATTAGGAGGAACCATTCAAAGATCAAGATATGATCAAAACCAAGTACTTTTTGAAGCCGATGACACTTCTGAAGGGGAACAAGATGTAAGTACAGATGAATTTGTGCGATCTCCAAACTCCTACGGTTTCTTAAACTCTAATTGGCAAATAAATGATGCCTTTAAGCTTGATGTAACCGGCACATTTACTGGCTCGATGATTGCTCCTAGAGTAATAAATGACTCCGGTTTTATCGACTTGGTAGACACAGAATCTTTTTTTGATGTAACCAGTAAACTTACATATCATTTTGATTTAAAAGAAAATTTTCACGTCGAGTTAAGCGGTGGTATTCAAAATATTTTTAATAGCTATCAAGATGATTTTGATTCGGGTGCAATGCGAGATTCAGATTATGTTTATGGCCCAAATATGCCTAGAACATTTTTTATAGGATTAAGGTTTGGCGATTTTTAAAATAACTTATGAAAAAGGTAATTTACTTCATATTATTTGTATTTGCAGGTGTACTTGATTCTTCAATTCAGGCTCAAGAAAACGACGGCATACATTGGAAAAATTGGTCAGAACTTGAAGAATCATTTAACAAAAACCCAAAACCTGTATTCTTATTTTTTCACGCAGACTGGTGTGTGTATTGCAAAAAAATGGAACGAGTTGTCTTTAAAAAAGAAGAAATCATTCAGAAACTAAATAATGATTATTATGCCGTTGAAATGAATGTAGAAACAACAGATACTATATTTTTTGACGGAATGACATTCAGCAACATACAAGCTCAAACACAACGCAATGGAGTGCATCAAATACCGCTATTGTTTGCATCTAGAGAAAACAAACCATTTTCGTTACCGGCAATGATTATTTTGAACCAGGATTTTACTGTACGCACTCGTATTTTTGAGTATAACACTTCAAAACAACTTCTTAAAGCCTTATAGATGAGCAAAAAAGGCTGGCTTAAAACCCCCGTTCTTTCTGAAGCTGTTCATACGCATCTTGAACTTTTCTGAATTTATCTTCAGCGCCTTTTCTATATGCTTCATCCATATGCTGTAGTTTATCGGGATGGTATTTTTTTGCCATGGTACGGTACGCCTTTTTAATTTCGGCATCTGTAGCTGTACGGTCAATTTCTAAAATCTTATAAGCACTATCCGGGTTTTTAAAGAACATCGCTTTAATACTCTCAAAATCACGCGGACTCACACCTAGATACCTTGAAATTTCATGTATTTTGCGTACTTCAGCTTCACTCACACTACCATCTGCATTGGCAATACTGAACAAAAAGTGAATCACCTGAAGTCTAGACTCATACCGCATACGCTGCCTAAACATGGTGCCAATATTAGCCGCCGAAATTTGTTGTTTTTTTATAACCTCATTAAAGGTCCTAAAGGTTGCATTAGCCCGTTCCCTTCCATAAGCTTGCACAAAATATTGCCTCACGTAATCAAGCTCTTGTTGACTTACTTTTCCATCTGCTTTAATCACCAATGAAGCTAATGACAGCAAGTTGAGCTCAAAATCTGCAGGGGTAACACGTTGATTT harbors:
- a CDS encoding SdiA-regulated domain-containing protein, yielding MNKIVVALSVVIIGIAFLFYHLYKSRIEQKRVALEDTQEVVDSWELPSVLDEISGIIWVEDNRIACIQDEVGIVFFYNLKTKKLDGQIKFGGDGDYEGIALAGDDIYVTRSDGEIFEILDYKGEPTFNQYNLPLSEKNNIETLLADTINNQLLIMAKDHEPFGNDGRGIYGFDITTKKLKEKPVLMVTAKDSDLKKTLHKIRPSDIAIHPKTKEIYILQGTKPRILIANSNGVATKEYPLNNKVFYQPEGITFSPDGTLYISNEATGGVPSILKVKLK
- the rseP gene encoding RIP metalloprotease RseP, whose protein sequence is MSPFAVKAIQLLLSLSILIVLHELGHFIPAKIFKTRVEKFFLFFDVKFALFKKKIGETVYGIGWLPLGGYVKISGMIDESMDKEQMAKPPEPWEFRSKPAWQRLIIMLGGVTVNIIVGFVIYMGILYFNGTTITTNDDLPRGFSVADTFKEIGFQDGDYILQVNGKEFEDVGLINKHLFLRDVQSITVKHANGDTETISIPEDIGEKMFQQDILHPFRPMRNAIVDTVVADYPAIEAGFKNGDSIVAVNGTRVTHWQQFTSIVKANTDAESTIVVSRNNILDTLKVTPNEDGQIGVNNYGKEYQGKGTKVTYGLGESITGGIKYGYNTLEDYVAQFKYVFTAKGATQVGGFGAIGSLFPDTWDWLSFWETTALISIILAFMNILPIPALDGGHVMFLLYEMVSGRKPGDKFMEYAQMVGFFLLIALVLFANGNDIYRWLFQ
- a CDS encoding SCO family protein, which gives rise to MLQFFSKYKFFGIVMLVLSAIIITIIYNVYTINDDDQVLPIYQPNDVTASLVDTTVQHVKKYHKIADFSLTNQNGETITQKDYKDKIYVADFFFTTCQTICPIMTDHMVKIQEKIKNNPEVLLLSHTVTPEIDTVAQLKKYALEKGVIDSKWNLVTGDKKEIYDLARKSYLAAKDTPYNKYDLIHTENFVLVDKKRRIRGFYDGTDSEAIDQLMKDIKILEKE
- a CDS encoding ferrous iron transport protein A gives rise to the protein MHTIATLKKGQRAIIKEFSVERVPLKLLEMGCLPGNEVALVQTAPFQDPIYLNINGSHLAIRKETAALIEIELL
- the feoB gene encoding ferrous iron transport protein B; its protein translation is MARQINVALLGNPNTGKTSVFNRLTGLNQKVGNYPGITVEKKQGLCKLDRGLKAHIIDLPGTYSLNASSVDENVVIELMLNKNDKDFPDVAVVVADVENLKRNLLLFTQIKDLGIPTILAINMADRMKRKAISIEIEELEKKLETKIALISSRKNEGFDNLKELITNYSLLSKKPCVNASKIAPEYFERLRNAFPKQDLYKLWLVITQDVNFGTLTRKELKGVASFQTESKGNLKRLQQKETIARYQFINNALKETLTVDTANAKDFRSRMDRILTHKVWGYVIFFSILLLIFQAIFDWSSYPMDFIDSTFASLSEWAKASLPAGDFTNLIAEGIIPGLGGIVIFIPQIAFLFLFISILEETGYMSRVVFLMDRIMRRFGLSGKSVVPLVSGTACAIPAIMATRNIESWKERLITILVTPFTTCSARLPVYLIIIALVIPDERVLGIFSLQGITLMIMYLIGFGAAIGSAWLLDKFLNVPGRSFFVIEMPNYKIPLLKNVLITVVEKTKSFVLGAGKIILAISIVLWVLASYGPGDFNNAEEIVTTQNTNQNLSEEELETKIASFKLENSYIGIIGKGIEPAVRPLGYDWKIGIAIVSSFAAREVFVGTLATIYSVGSDEEETIKNRMAAETNPVLGTPLFNFASGVSLLLFYAFAMQCMSTLAIVKRETNSWKWPMWQLIIMSGIAYVFALAAYQLLK
- a CDS encoding ZIP family metal transporter is translated as MDSIIEYFESIDPISAAFYATLFTWGLTGLGASLVFFFKGMNRKLFDGMLGFTGGVMVAASFWSLLAPGIEMSNGEGFEKTIPAIVGFGFGALFIFVLDKILPHLHINFRKSEAEGIKTPWHRSVLLTLAITMHNIPEGLAIGVLFGGAAMGFDGASITGAVALAMGIGLQNFPEGFAVAMPLRGQGMSRWKSFNFGHLSAAVEPLAAILGAWAVLTFEPILPYALCFAAGAMIFVVVEEVVPESQRGNNTDIATLGFIGGFMVMMTLDVGLG
- a CDS encoding metal-dependent transcriptional regulator, with protein sequence MKYSLSEENYLKAIYHLEKIAATGVATNAIAEQMETKPSSVTDMIKRLSDKELVNYVKYQGVTLTENGKKTALTIIRKHRLWEVFLVDKLNFHWDEVHEIAEQLEHIHSEELITRLDKFLGEPDFDPHGDPIPDKDGNIKRTEKKLLSDLDKNQGGVCVGVKESSPEFLQYLDKKKITIGTKIKVLGKEFFDGSMVILVGKDQYFISKKTAENLYVQTN
- a CDS encoding TonB-dependent receptor, producing the protein MKLKSLLFICLLSIGFVTAQTQRSSISGTVTSNGNPIPFSSIYVQNGKGTNADENGSFTLDITEGTFTIIAQSQGFKTQKKTITVVLGENKTINFSLSEDTFGLEEVVVSATRNQIPKREAPVIVNVLSPKVFKATQSISLADGLNYQPGVRTETNCQNCGFTQVRLNGLEGQYTQVLVNSKPVFSALNGVYGLEQIPVSIIDRVEVVRSGGSALFGSNAIAGTVNVITKEPVINTWEINSNVAVIDEKSTDRTININGSLVSEDLSSGITIYGIYRNRDAYDANDDGFTEITELQNNSLGTKAFLKPNDNSKIGIDFTAIREYRRGGDRLDLAPQFTDITEELDHNTIFTGADYQWHDDDYKNSIEAYTSLQHTDRESYYGGLGGGRTAADSIAANNSFGNTKDLAIVAGSKYSHNFDNKDVLTTGIEYQLNDTQDAITGYNRLIDQKVNNFGFYAQYEWKLIKDFTALIGARLDHVDVDGFYSIQNIIRQSNVEQTVLSPRFTILYNFTDALQFRGGYARGFRAPQAFNEDLHISSVGGEQRFVILSDELESEFSNAFTASLNFTKDFNKVQTNLLIEGFYTTLENPFTLVNTGNSLPNGSILEESRNGSGAKVMGANFEVSISPSSNLFFQLGGTIQRSRYDQNQVLFEADDTSEGEQDVSTDEFVRSPNSYGFLNSNWQINDAFKLDVTGTFTGSMIAPRVINDSGFIDLVDTESFFDVTSKLTYHFDLKENFHVELSGGIQNIFNSYQDDFDSGAMRDSDYVYGPNMPRTFFIGLRFGDF
- a CDS encoding thioredoxin family protein, with translation MKKVIYFILFVFAGVLDSSIQAQENDGIHWKNWSELEESFNKNPKPVFLFFHADWCVYCKKMERVVFKKEEIIQKLNNDYYAVEMNVETTDTIFFDGMTFSNIQAQTQRNGVHQIPLLFASRENKPFSLPAMIILNQDFTVRTRIFEYNTSKQLLKAL
- a CDS encoding TerB family tellurite resistance protein encodes the protein MIRWFAAFIGYMVYRFPGAIVGFFIGSLLDNYFGGNKSRGGFQGTFQQRNQRVTPADFELNLLSLASLVIKADGKVSQQELDYVRQYFVQAYGRERANATFRTFNEVIKKQQISAANIGTMFRQRMRYESRLQVIHFLFSIANADGSVSEAEVRKIHEISRYLGVSPRDFESIKAMFFKNPDSAYKILEIDRTATDAEIKKAYRTMAKKYHPDKLQHMDEAYRKGAEDKFRKVQDAYEQLQKERGF